A stretch of Malus sylvestris chromosome 11, drMalSylv7.2, whole genome shotgun sequence DNA encodes these proteins:
- the LOC126590296 gene encoding uncharacterized protein At1g03900-like: MDEQREVWERSLGEWLQSDKIWSGRLRVVSCKDRCEIRLEDLNSSELFAAYFVLKIEDGTGKHTFIGLGFAERNKTFDFNVALSDHEKYVKREHEKESNGGETSDDCHIDIHPAVNHRLKEGETIRINVKPKPQPTSGAGMLSSSGIGLKREPEAVHFLQERYGRNGGEWGNGRDELLLHNNIINIRLIYCFLENNQEELGQDPGIRGGTAVQCDHADRRPHID, encoded by the exons ATGGACGAGCAGCGAGAAGTTTGGGAGAGGTCGCTGG GCGAGTGGCTCCAGTCCGATAAGATCTGGTCGGGTCGGCTTCGGGTCGTGTCGTGCAAGGACCGGTGCGAGATCCGACTGGAGGATCTGAACTCCAGCGAGCTGTTCGCCGCCTACTTCGTGCTCAAGATCGAGGATGGCACCGGGAAGCACACCTTCATCGGACTAGGATTCGCGGAGCGGAACAAGACTTTCGATTTCAACGTGGCGCTTTCGGACCACGAGAAGTACGTGAAGAGGGAGCACGAGAAGGAGAGCAACGGCGGCGAAACCAGCGACGACTGCCATATCGATATTCATCCCGCCGTCAATCATAGATTGAAAGAAGGTGAGACGATAAGGATAAATGTGAAGCCGAAGCCGCAGCCGACGAGTGGGGCCGGGATGTTGTCCTCATCTGGTATTGGGTTGAAGCGGGAACCGGAGGCGGTTCATTTCCTGCAGGAACGTTATGGAAGAAACGGTGGAGAGTGGGGAAATGGCCGGGACGAGCTGTTGCTTCATAATAATATCATCAACATCCGCCTCATTTACTGTTTTCTGGAAAACAATCAGGAAGAGTTAGGTCAGGACCCGGGGATTCGCGGAGGCACGGCAGTCCAGTGTGACCACGCTGACCGTCGGCCGCATATCGATTAA